The proteins below come from a single Saccharophagus degradans 2-40 genomic window:
- a CDS encoding antibiotic biosynthesis monooxygenase family protein, which translates to MIQVLIERHIADGMLSTYEDSSRHALQKTYAVPGFISAEAFTDVHDPNHKFVLSKWRTAQDWHRWAQSEERLELINLISPVLTQPEKVTLIEN; encoded by the coding sequence ATGATTCAGGTATTAATTGAACGCCATATAGCCGATGGAATGCTATCTACTTACGAAGATAGTTCGCGTCACGCACTGCAAAAAACCTACGCGGTGCCAGGCTTTATTTCTGCAGAAGCCTTTACCGATGTGCACGATCCAAACCACAAGTTTGTTTTAAGTAAATGGCGCACGGCGCAAGACTGGCACCGCTGGGCACAAAGCGAAGAGCGTCTGGAGTTAATTAACCTTATTTCCCCTGTTTTAACTCAGCCAGAAAAAGTAACGTTAATAGAAAACTAG
- the tusA gene encoding sulfurtransferase TusA has translation MTANIDINDVKHHLDTKGLTCPEPVMLLHTAVRDADVGDVIRVEATDPSTQRDIPKFCQFLGHPLLASAHEDELYIYYIRKG, from the coding sequence ATGACAGCTAATATAGATATCAACGATGTTAAGCATCATTTGGATACCAAAGGTTTAACTTGCCCAGAGCCTGTTATGCTGCTGCACACCGCAGTGCGCGATGCAGATGTTGGCGATGTGATACGCGTTGAAGCAACAGACCCATCAACCCAGAGAGATATCCCTAAGTTCTGTCAGTTTCTAGGTCACCCTTTGTTGGCTAGCGCCCACGAAGACGAATTATATATTTATTACATTCGCAAAGGGTAA